The Chitinophaga sp. Cy-1792 genome contains the following window.
GGTACCGTTAATAAAATCACTGCTGATGATGCCGCTCCTGTCGAAATCCGGTCTTATGATTACCAGGACTTTCTGGCAGCGGAAGCCGCACATACCAGCGCCACCACCGAAGCGGTTGTCGTGAAATGTGTCAACTGTGGTGCTTCTACTACCTTACTTCCCAATGTTACCGCAGATTCCTGTCCGTTTTGTGCCTCACCACTGGTGATAGACCATGCGCAAACAACAAGTATGTTGCAGCCACACTATGTGCTGCCATTTATTGTGAAAGACGGTGAAGCCCTGCAGTATTTCCGAAACTGGATGAGCAAACTCTGGTTTGCCCCTTCAGACCTGGTAAAAAAAGTAAAAGATGGTTCCAGTCAGCAACTAAAAGGTGTGTATATACCGCACTGGAGCTACGATACCGATACTGATACCGCTTATTCAGGCCAGCGTGGTGAATACTATTATACCACCGAAACCTACACAGAAACGGTGAATGGCCGCGAAGAAACACGTACCAGACAGGTGCGTCATACTGCATGGTATCACGCCTCCGGTCGCGTAGACAATAACTTCCGTGATGTACTCGTTTCTGCCAGTCCTTCACTGCCACAAAAAATGGCGGTGATCCTGGAGCCCTGGAAACTGGAACTGCTGAAAGATTATGACGGCCGCTACCTGAGCGGGTTCAGGGCAGAAATCTACCAGACTAATGCCGAAAACGGCCTGCGCATCGCTAAAGATCGCATGGACCCTATCATCCGGGACGATATCCGCTCCGACATCGGCGGTGATGAACAGATTATTGACGACTATCGCGTTGTTTACAACAACCTGGCCATTAAGTACCTGCTGCTGCCCGTTTGGATCAGCGCCTACAAGTACAATGATAAAGTGTATCATTTCGTTGTAAATGCCTGCACCGGCGAAGTTACCGGCGATCGTCCATACAGCGTATGGAAGATTATCGGGCTAATCATTTCGATCATTCTTATCGCTGTACTCATCTACCAGTATGCCGGACAAAAACACTGATCTCTCTGAAATAATATAAAAAAGGATGTGACACTTATTGTTGTCACATCCTTTTTTTATACGCGTTACGTAGACTATATTCTACGTAAGGCAACATATGCCTGTGTGTGTTTTTGATTAATCAAATTGGCTGTAGTAAAGGGTTTGAGAGATGATCTGCGTTAGGGTATCTTTTTTGACTGTCATTATTCGTGAATAGTTGTTAATAAACTGAACAAAAATTACCAGGCTATGAAAAAGAACGTATTTATTGCAATAGCAGCGTGTCTGCTAACGGGTATTCTACAATCATGTGGCGGTAGTAATTCGAATAAGGCAGAAACAGATAGTGCCCAGCAGATCAATGAGGCCGTAAAGCCCGTTGATGACCAGTCGTCTAAGTTTGCTGTGGAAGCTGCTAATGGAGGTATGTCGGAAGTAGCTATGGGTAAACTGGCCCAGGAAAAGGCGACTAATCCGCGGGTGAAAGCTTTCGGTACCATGATGGTAAATGATCATAGCAGAATTGATGACGCACTGAAAGCATTAGCTGCAACACTGAATATCACCTTGCCTGCAGCCATCAATCCGGATGAACAGAAACACCTGGATGAACTGGCAAAGAAATCTGGTAAAGACTTCGATAAAGAATATATGAAGATGATGGTAGATGATCATAATATGGATGTGAAAGCATTTGAAGATGCTTCGCAAAGTCTTACCAATGCTGATATTAAAGCATTTGCTGCAACTACATTGATTACATTGAAAGTACACCAGGATTCTGCCAGAGCGATCAAAGATGCATTAAAATAATGCTGCCTAACGCAGATGAATATACGTAATTAATTATCCTATAAGACCCTGTTTGTTCAGGATGGAACTGCATGCCATATCCTGAATGGCGAATCCCCATCTCTACTCAGTAGAGACGGGGATTCCTGTTTTAATGAGGTAGTTTCTTTTCCAGCAGGCCGTATAACCAGGTGCCGGCAATGGCACTCAGTAAGGTAATTAGCACAACCGTGAATCCACTCCCGATCTGCGCAAACAATGGCCCCGGACAAGCTCCTGTTATGGCCCATCCCAGTCCGAAGATCAGTCCGCCGAAGATCTGCCCCTTATCGAATTGTTTGGGCGCTATCTCAATTGGTTCTCCACTGAAAGTCTTGATGTTAAAACGTTTGATAAGTTGTATGGAAATAATGCCGGTAACAATGGCGGTGCCGATGACGCCGTACATATGAAAGGAAGTGAGCTGAAACATTTCCTGTATGCGAAACCAGCTGATCACCTGTGATTTTACAAGTACGATCCCGAAATAAATGCCGGCAAGCAGGTATTTAATATTTTTCATTGTAGTCAGATGATATGTGAGAAGATCCAGGGAAGAATAACATTGGCACAAAAGAACCCGCCAGCCATGAAACACATGGTCGCTACCATGGAAGGCCACTGCAGGTTAGAAATACCCATGATGGAATGGCCGGAGGTGCAACCACCGGCATAGCGGGTACCAAAACCCACCAGCAAACCCCCGATGACAAAGAATATAAGTCCTTTGAGCGTAAACAGGTTATTCCAGTTAAATAGCTCTGCAGGAAGGAGCGAGGAGTAGTCGTGCAGGCCATAGCCGGCGAGCCGTTGCTGGGTGGCAGCTGCTACTTCTACCGGATGCGGATCTTTCAGTAATACACCGCCAATGTATCCGCCGATGGCTATGCCTGCCACAAAGAAAAGATTCCAGGCCTGCTGTTTCCAGTCGTACCTGAAAAAAGAAATGCCTGCGGGAAAGCAGGCAGCACATATATGACGCAGGGAAGAGGAGATACCGAACGGCTTATTGCCCAGCAACAGCAGGAGCGGGACGGTTAGCCCTATCAGGAATCCCGCGGGCAGCCAATACCATGGTTGATAAAGGAAACTCATTTTTTTTCTTTTAAATTAATGAATTCCTATGGCATAATGCTGGTAATTTATCAGGCGAAAGCTCATTACCCCACCGTGGGGACGTTTTCTGCTGAAAGCTGACCGCGTCTCTACATGTAGAGAGAAGCAACTACGCGATCTCTACTAAGTAGAGATCGCGTAGTTGCTTCTGCATTCTGAACAAATAAAAATCATTGTATAAATAAATTATTGCTGCGCATGCAACAGATCATTATACTCCGGATGACGTTTCATATAGGCATGCACGTAAGGACATAATGGTTTTACTCTCAGCTTATGTTCACGGGCATAATCCAGTACGTATTTTGCCAGTTGAGCGGCAATGCCGCGTCCTTCCAGTTCAGGAGGTACCTCGGTATGAACATATGCAATGACACCAGGCGTTTCCACATATTGAATGAAGCCGGTATGTCCTTCTACGGTTGTTTCGAAACGATGTTTTTCTTCGTTTTTTGTTATCGTTAATTCCATATATAAAAAGTTAGCTGTTGGGTTTATCGGTAAATTGAATTTTAGCATGGGTGCCATCACAGTAAGGTTTGTTACTGGAAGCGCCACAGCGGCAGAATGCAGTGACTTTATTCTTATGCGTTTCATTGCCTGCTGCATCTTTCACGACAATATTGCCGTATACCAGCAGCGGTCCGTTGGGTAACGGTTCCACTATGCTTTCTGCCGTAATCTCAGGGGCTATGCCTCCTTCTGCTGCCGCATCGGCGTTGAGGAAGTAGGTAAGTGCACCGGAAGGACATCTCTTCACCTGGTCTATCATACGTTGTGTAGGGGCGCCTTCTGCATTGATCCAGGGCTTGTTGTTGGGATTAAATACTTCCGGAAGGCCGTGGAAGCATACTTCAGAATGGACACAAACATTCGGCTTCCATACAATGGTTACCTCGCCATTAGTGTATTTCTTGGTGATGTCTTTCATGATATTTTTCCTCCTTTTAATACGCTTTGGTAATAATCTCTATGGGATTCAGCAATACCTTGTGTACCGGGCACTGGTGGGCTATCTGCAACAGCCTTGCCCGCTGCTCTTCATCCAGATTGCCTTTCAGGCTGATGTTGAGCTCTATTACAGTGGTGTTGGGGGATGGCTTCAGCTCCTTGTTGAAGTTCAGCTGTACCTCTATATCTTCCAGTGGCCAGCCTTTCCTCGCCGCATACATTTTTACGGTAATGGCGGTGCAGGTACCCAGACTGCTGAGCAGGAGCTCTCCTGGTTGCGGCCCGGTATCGCCACCACCAACGTTTTCAGGCTCGTCTGCCAGCCAGCGGTGTGACCTTGCTTCAATAGACGCCTGGTACGGGATGTTGCCAATTGTTACTGTTACGATATTGTCTTCCATAAAATTTATTTCCTGCTGCTTCCTTATCAGCATCTATATACTTTTCTAAAATGAATCTGCCAGCCATTTTCCTGCCAGTGTAATATCCTGCTGGGTGAGGTTATGACCTGTTTCCAGCTGGTGCAAACTTACCCGGAAACCATTCGCTTCCAGTAAGGAGGCATATGCTGTGGTGGCGGCGGTTGCTACTGTGGTATCAAGACTGCCTGCACTCAATAATACCGGCTGGGCTTTCTCCGTTTCAAACGGGTCTTCTATACCATGTAATGGCTGCATGGGCCTGAACAACGCAGCCCCGGCAAGTAATTCGGGATAAAGCATCAGTATGGCGCCTGCAATGTTTGCACCGTTGGAATACCCGACAGCGATCAGCTTATCTGCGTCAAAGCCTTTTTCCAGGGATAACTCCTTTAAGAAATGTACCATCTCATGTGTTCTGAAATGGATGTCAGCTTCGTCAAAAACACCGGCTGATAATCGCCTGAAAAAGCGGGGCATACCATGTTCTTCCACATTGCCACGTAATCCCAGCAGGTTGTACTGCTTGCCGATACGTTCGCCCAGCGGCAGCAAATCTGTTTCATCGCCCCCCGTGCCGTGTAATAACAGCAACGTATACCCGTTGCTGTTATCGGCAGGTTGCCAGATATATTCCAGTGGTTTGAAATCCATGATTAGTCCAGCTTTATTAGTCTGCTTTCTATTTCTGCGCGCTGCGCCTCAAATTGCTCCGGTAACATCAGGTGGGTGCCCAGTTCCTGAACGGGTTCATCTACGGTAAAACCTGGCTGGTCGGTGGCCAGCTCAAATAATACACCGCCCGGTTCACGGAAGTATACAGACCTGAAATATTTTCTGTCCAGTTGTGCAGTGACATGCAGGCCTCTGTCTTCCAGTATCTGCCTGAGTTCCAGCTGTGCCGCGTCGTCGGCTACACGAAAGGCAACATGGTGTACACTGCCGCCGGCTACGTGTCCGCGTTGCTCGCCTTTGGCTTCCACGAGATCAATATAGCCGCCTTTTTCGCCGTTAGGGCCGGCGAAGCGGTAACGGTTGGTGTGGTTCTTTACCAGCGTGTAATCGAATACAGACACCAGCAGGTCGGCAGTAGGCTGTATGTCTTCCAGCGTAAGGGTAACGTGATGGAACCCCCTGGTGGCAACATCTTCATTAATTTCTTGTGTTACCCACGGCGTTCTGTCGTCACTTTTTTCCGGTACGGTCAATTCTATTTTTAAACCATCTCTGTCCAGGAAGGTAAGGTATACCTCACCGAATTTAGAGGAAGGTTTGTTGTAGATGATATTTTCTTTGTCCAGCCTTTTCAGCCAGAAATCCAGGCTGCCTTCGGGAACGCTGTAACCTATTTCTGTGGCCATATGCGTACCGCGTCTGCCAGTCATAATATCTTCCCAGGGGAAGAAGGTCAGGATGGTGCCAGGTGTGCCTTTTTCATCTCCATAATAGAAGTGATAGGTGTTAGGATCGTCAAAATTGACGGTTTTCTTAACAAACCTCAGCCCCATTACCCGGGTATAAAAATCATAGTTCTTCTTCGCATTTCCTGAGATCGCCGTTACGTGATGTATTCCTTCTATCTTACCCATAATTCCTGATTTTAATTAAAAAAGTCCCGCCAGCTGGGCGGGACCG
Protein-coding sequences here:
- a CDS encoding DUF4142 domain-containing protein, encoding MKKNVFIAIAACLLTGILQSCGGSNSNKAETDSAQQINEAVKPVDDQSSKFAVEAANGGMSEVAMGKLAQEKATNPRVKAFGTMMVNDHSRIDDALKALAATLNITLPAAINPDEQKHLDELAKKSGKDFDKEYMKMMVDDHNMDVKAFEDASQSLTNADIKAFAATTLITLKVHQDSARAIKDALK
- a CDS encoding DUF6691 family protein, which translates into the protein MKNIKYLLAGIYFGIVLVKSQVISWFRIQEMFQLTSFHMYGVIGTAIVTGIISIQLIKRFNIKTFSGEPIEIAPKQFDKGQIFGGLIFGLGWAITGACPGPLFAQIGSGFTVVLITLLSAIAGTWLYGLLEKKLPH
- a CDS encoding YeeE/YedE family protein translates to MSFLYQPWYWLPAGFLIGLTVPLLLLLGNKPFGISSSLRHICAACFPAGISFFRYDWKQQAWNLFFVAGIAIGGYIGGVLLKDPHPVEVAAATQQRLAGYGLHDYSSLLPAELFNWNNLFTLKGLIFFVIGGLLVGFGTRYAGGCTSGHSIMGISNLQWPSMVATMCFMAGGFFCANVILPWIFSHII
- a CDS encoding GNAT family N-acetyltransferase, which encodes MELTITKNEEKHRFETTVEGHTGFIQYVETPGVIAYVHTEVPPELEGRGIAAQLAKYVLDYAREHKLRVKPLCPYVHAYMKRHPEYNDLLHAQQ
- a CDS encoding (4Fe-4S)-binding protein is translated as MKDITKKYTNGEVTIVWKPNVCVHSEVCFHGLPEVFNPNNKPWINAEGAPTQRMIDQVKRCPSGALTYFLNADAAAEGGIAPEITAESIVEPLPNGPLLVYGNIVVKDAAGNETHKNKVTAFCRCGASSNKPYCDGTHAKIQFTDKPNS
- a CDS encoding OsmC family protein translates to MEDNIVTVTIGNIPYQASIEARSHRWLADEPENVGGGDTGPQPGELLLSSLGTCTAITVKMYAARKGWPLEDIEVQLNFNKELKPSPNTTVIELNISLKGNLDEEQRARLLQIAHQCPVHKVLLNPIEIITKAY
- a CDS encoding alpha/beta hydrolase, whose amino-acid sequence is MDFKPLEYIWQPADNSNGYTLLLLHGTGGDETDLLPLGERIGKQYNLLGLRGNVEEHGMPRFFRRLSAGVFDEADIHFRTHEMVHFLKELSLEKGFDADKLIAVGYSNGANIAGAILMLYPELLAGAALFRPMQPLHGIEDPFETEKAQPVLLSAGSLDTTVATAATTAYASLLEANGFRVSLHQLETGHNLTQQDITLAGKWLADSF
- a CDS encoding ring-cleaving dioxygenase, which translates into the protein MGKIEGIHHVTAISGNAKKNYDFYTRVMGLRFVKKTVNFDDPNTYHFYYGDEKGTPGTILTFFPWEDIMTGRRGTHMATEIGYSVPEGSLDFWLKRLDKENIIYNKPSSKFGEVYLTFLDRDGLKIELTVPEKSDDRTPWVTQEINEDVATRGFHHVTLTLEDIQPTADLLVSVFDYTLVKNHTNRYRFAGPNGEKGGYIDLVEAKGEQRGHVAGGSVHHVAFRVADDAAQLELRQILEDRGLHVTAQLDRKYFRSVYFREPGGVLFELATDQPGFTVDEPVQELGTHLMLPEQFEAQRAEIESRLIKLD